In the Candidatus Methylomirabilota bacterium genome, one interval contains:
- the nhaR gene encoding transcriptional activator NhaR — protein sequence MEWLNYHHLLYFWTVVRTGSVAAASAELKLAPPTISVQIRRLEERLGEKLLRRSGRHVVPTEMGQVVYRYADEIFTLGRELVDTARGRPTGRPMHVVIGVHDGVPKSIARRLIEPALSLPEPVRITCREGSAEQLLADLSVQRLDVVLADAPIAPTVKVRAYNHLLGETGLSFLGVPRLVRKYRPGFPRSLRDAPMLMPMADTTVRRNLDQWLESLDVRPRVVGEFDDSELLWEFGAIGLGVFSAPLVLETHLVRLYNVQRIGWAPGVLSTFYAISVERKLKHPAAVAICDAARSTLFAKSTPTPSRRARTRPARS from the coding sequence ATGGAGTGGCTCAACTACCACCACCTGCTCTACTTCTGGACGGTCGTGCGAACCGGCAGCGTGGCGGCCGCGAGCGCCGAGCTGAAGCTCGCCCCGCCGACCATCAGCGTTCAGATCCGGCGGCTCGAGGAGCGGCTGGGCGAGAAGCTGCTCCGACGGTCGGGGCGTCACGTCGTCCCCACCGAGATGGGCCAGGTCGTCTATCGCTACGCCGACGAGATCTTCACCCTGGGCCGCGAGCTCGTCGATACCGCCCGCGGCCGGCCGACGGGTCGTCCGATGCACGTCGTCATCGGCGTGCACGACGGAGTGCCCAAGTCCATCGCCCGGCGGCTCATCGAGCCCGCGCTGTCCCTCCCGGAGCCGGTCCGGATCACCTGTCGCGAGGGCAGCGCGGAACAGCTCCTCGCGGACCTGTCCGTCCAACGCCTCGACGTCGTGCTGGCCGACGCGCCGATCGCGCCGACCGTGAAGGTCCGCGCCTACAACCACTTGCTCGGTGAGACGGGACTGTCGTTTCTCGGGGTCCCGCGGCTCGTGCGCAAGTACCGGCCGGGTTTCCCGCGATCGCTGCGCGACGCGCCGATGCTGATGCCCATGGCGGACACCACCGTGCGGCGCAACCTCGATCAGTGGCTCGAATCCCTCGACGTCCGACCTCGGGTCGTCGGAGAGTTCGACGACTCGGAGCTACTCTGGGAGTTCGGCGCGATCGGACTCGGAGTGTTCTCGGCGCCGCTCGTGCTCGAGACGCATCTCGTGCGGCTCTACAACGTGCAGCGAATCGGCTGGGCCCCGGGCGTCCTCTCGACCTTCTACGCGATCTCGGTGGAGCGGAAGCTCAAGCATCCGGCCGCGGTCGCGATCTGCGACGCGGCACGGAGCACGCTCTTCGCGAAGAGCACGCCGACCCCGTCTCGGCGCGCGCGGACGAGACCGGCGCGCAGCTGA
- a CDS encoding HAD hydrolase family protein — MKPRVLALDFDGTIADDGRIDVDVVAAIQEARHAGLLVVLVTGRVLRDLDALLPSPAPFDAVVAENGAVLRLPAFPAPIPLCDPPDPHFLAELGRHRIRHQHGLCIVDADAEVAPEIVDIIRTLGLPLAITFNLSRLMVLPHGVNKASGLQEVFWRLRISAHNAIAVGNAENDHDMLAACEIGAAVAWGSEELKRRADEVVPGRDPRAVAAYIRDILSLPRLPPTRLGRRRVRFGTSETGEPLDFAVRGRNILVGGDPKSGKSWMAGALCEQLILQRYSLCILDPEGDYSCLEVLPSVIVYPVDSKETSFLPLERTLTHPDLSLILDMSAAPREDKPLLVRRLLTVVNRLRRQTGLPHRVVVDEAHYFLTRFDDPELFDHELGGYLLVTYRISDLSPDVLRASEAVVVTRVADRRQALALLTLAPGLAIPEGLALLADLAIDEAVLLPGALESGASAMRFRVIPRLAPHVRHRRKYADVPVRPGHEFVFTLRGRPTGARAGAIRDLLSAIPELPEDVLQGHLRRGDFHRWIEDVFGDGDLGGAIRSLERTQVSDIREALRQVIADRYGPGA, encoded by the coding sequence ATGAAACCGCGGGTTCTCGCGCTCGACTTCGACGGCACGATCGCCGACGACGGCCGCATCGATGTCGATGTCGTCGCGGCCATTCAGGAAGCCCGACACGCCGGCCTGCTGGTCGTGCTCGTGACGGGTCGAGTGCTGCGCGACCTCGACGCCCTGCTCCCCAGCCCGGCCCCATTCGACGCGGTGGTCGCCGAGAATGGAGCCGTGCTGAGGCTTCCGGCCTTCCCGGCGCCGATTCCGCTCTGCGATCCTCCGGACCCACACTTCCTCGCCGAGCTCGGACGCCACCGCATCCGCCACCAGCACGGCCTCTGTATCGTCGACGCCGACGCGGAGGTGGCGCCCGAGATCGTCGACATCATCCGCACTCTCGGGCTTCCTCTCGCGATCACCTTCAACCTCAGCCGGCTCATGGTGCTCCCGCACGGCGTCAACAAGGCCAGTGGACTCCAGGAGGTGTTCTGGCGCCTGCGGATCTCGGCGCACAACGCGATCGCGGTCGGGAACGCGGAGAACGATCACGACATGCTCGCGGCCTGCGAGATCGGCGCGGCCGTCGCCTGGGGCAGCGAGGAGTTGAAACGCCGCGCCGACGAGGTCGTGCCGGGCCGCGACCCCCGCGCGGTGGCCGCCTACATTCGCGACATCCTCTCCCTCCCGCGACTTCCCCCGACGCGTCTGGGGCGCCGTCGGGTGCGATTCGGCACGTCGGAAACGGGGGAGCCGCTCGATTTCGCGGTCCGGGGACGCAACATCCTGGTCGGAGGCGACCCGAAGTCGGGAAAATCGTGGATGGCCGGCGCTCTCTGTGAACAGCTGATCCTGCAGCGCTACTCGCTCTGCATCCTCGACCCGGAAGGCGACTACTCCTGCCTCGAGGTCCTACCCAGCGTGATCGTGTATCCGGTGGACAGCAAGGAGACGTCCTTCCTTCCGCTCGAGCGTACGCTGACGCATCCGGATCTGAGCCTGATCCTGGATATGTCGGCCGCCCCGCGAGAAGACAAGCCCCTGCTGGTCAGGCGGCTGCTCACGGTCGTCAATCGCCTGCGACGTCAGACCGGGCTGCCTCATCGGGTCGTGGTGGACGAGGCTCACTACTTCCTGACCCGATTCGATGACCCGGAGCTCTTCGACCACGAGCTGGGGGGCTATCTTCTCGTCACGTACCGCATCTCCGATCTGTCGCCGGACGTCTTGCGAGCAAGCGAGGCGGTCGTCGTCACCCGCGTCGCCGACCGACGTCAGGCCCTGGCGCTCCTGACCCTCGCGCCCGGACTTGCCATCCCGGAAGGGCTCGCACTCCTGGCCGATCTCGCCATCGACGAAGCCGTTCTGCTGCCCGGCGCGCTCGAGTCGGGTGCGTCGGCCATGCGATTCCGCGTCATACCGCGTCTCGCGCCACACGTCCGCCATCGCCGCAAATACGCGGATGTTCCGGTTCGCCCCGGCCACGAATTCGTGTTCACCCTGCGGGGCCGTCCAACCGGGGCGCGAGCGGGAGCCATTCGAGACCTCCTCTCGGCGATCCCGGAGCTGCCGGAGGACGTCCTTCAGGGTCATCTCCGGCGCGGGGACTTTCACCGCTGGATCGAGGACGTATTCGGAGACGGCGACCTCGGCGGAGCCATCCGGTCCCTCGAACGCACCCAGGTCTCGGACATCCGCGAAGCCCTACGGCAAGTGATCGCGGATCGCTACGGTCCAGGCGCCTAG
- a CDS encoding Glu/Leu/Phe/Val dehydrogenase, translating into MLTTAASELESPLHRTALAQLDTIAARLNLDQSIHERLRYPRRALTVSIPVRMDDGRTEVFIGYRVHHDTALGPSKGGLRYDPSVNFGEVSALAMLMTWKCALMGLPYGGAKGGVRCAPHQMSSREREGVTRRYTAEIMPLIGPDVDIPAPDLGTDEQTMAWMMDTYSMTQGRSVPGVVTGKPLMIGGSHGRREATGRGIVYVLHQAAHRLGLELRGRRVVIQGFGNVGSVVARLLYNDGGVIVGVGDINGGIWNDQGLDVLKLQAHVKESGSVVGLPGTEPISSGDLLEQDCDMLVPAAVGSQIHGDNADRVKAALIVEGANGPTTAEADAILHERGIRVIPDILANAGGVVVSYFEWVQGLQHHFWRETEVTARLQEIMARAVDRVWATAEREKVALRGAALMEGIGRVAEAHRLRGLYP; encoded by the coding sequence ATGTTGACGACGGCAGCCTCGGAGCTCGAGTCGCCTCTTCATCGAACCGCACTGGCCCAGCTCGACACGATCGCGGCGCGCTTGAATCTCGACCAGAGCATCCACGAGCGGCTCCGGTACCCTCGACGCGCGTTGACCGTGTCCATCCCGGTACGCATGGACGACGGACGGACCGAGGTCTTCATCGGATACCGGGTCCACCACGATACCGCCCTCGGGCCGAGCAAGGGCGGGCTCCGGTACGACCCGAGCGTGAACTTCGGTGAGGTGAGCGCCCTGGCGATGCTGATGACCTGGAAATGCGCGCTGATGGGCTTGCCGTACGGAGGCGCGAAGGGTGGGGTGCGCTGCGCCCCTCATCAGATGTCGTCACGGGAGCGTGAGGGCGTGACCCGGCGCTACACCGCCGAGATCATGCCGCTCATCGGACCCGACGTGGACATTCCCGCCCCGGATCTCGGAACCGACGAGCAGACCATGGCGTGGATGATGGACACGTATTCGATGACCCAGGGACGAAGCGTTCCCGGAGTGGTGACCGGCAAGCCGCTCATGATCGGAGGATCGCACGGGCGCCGGGAAGCGACCGGTCGGGGAATCGTGTACGTGCTTCACCAGGCCGCTCACCGTCTGGGCCTCGAGCTGCGAGGCAGGCGGGTGGTGATTCAGGGGTTCGGCAATGTAGGAAGCGTGGTGGCCCGTCTGCTCTACAACGACGGCGGCGTGATCGTCGGCGTCGGCGACATCAACGGAGGGATCTGGAACGACCAGGGCCTCGATGTGCTGAAGCTCCAGGCCCACGTCAAGGAGAGCGGCAGCGTGGTCGGCCTGCCCGGCACCGAGCCGATCTCGAGCGGGGACCTGCTGGAGCAGGACTGCGACATGCTGGTGCCGGCGGCGGTCGGATCGCAGATTCACGGAGACAATGCGGATCGGGTGAAGGCGGCCCTCATCGTCGAGGGCGCCAACGGTCCTACCACCGCGGAGGCGGATGCGATCCTGCACGAGCGAGGGATCCGGGTGATTCCGGACATTCTCGCCAACGCCGGCGGGGTCGTGGTGTCCTACTTCGAGTGGGTTCAGGGTCTTCAGCATCACTTCTGGCGGGAGACCGAGGTCACCGCGCGGCTTCAGGAGATCATGGCCCGCGCGGTCGACCGGGTCTGGGCGACGGCCGAGCGCGAGAAGGTGGCCCTGAGAGGGGCGGCCCTGATGGAGGGGATCGGACGCGTGGCGGAGGCGCATCGGCTTCGCGGCCTCTACCCCTGA
- a CDS encoding FAD-dependent oxidoreductase, translated as MSDQSETQNGPDLIGGIPANSLAEGVPLLGHVQGEPVILVRRGPEIFAIGATCSHYGGPLADGLVVDDTVRCPWHHACFSLRTGEALAAPALSPVAGYEIVQRAGQVFVTGKRAKAGSVRRVARPGAPAPRSVAIVGAGAAGNSAADELRLLGFEGAIALFDRDHEAPYDRPNLSKDYLAGTVQEALLPLQPGGYYEERGIELVRGRQVAALDPGRKRLTFDDGTEREFEAIVLATGADPVRLALPGESGPPIHYLRTLADSRAIIKSAEGARRAVVLGASFIGLEVAASLRARKIEVHVVAPDRRPLERVLGPELGDFIRGLHEQHGVVFHLGAKASGVTRAGVALEDGGRLDADFVVAGIGVRPATALAERAGLRVEKGIVVDAHLETATPGVFAVGDVARWPNPRGGGLVRIEHWVLAQRQGQAVARTIVGDRARFTDVPFFWSQHYDISINYVGHAEHWDAIEVDGSLEAHDGSVRYRSGGRVLAVASIFRDRENLEAEVAMEREIGDHHG; from the coding sequence ATGAGCGACCAATCTGAGACTCAGAACGGACCTGATCTCATCGGCGGCATCCCGGCGAATTCGCTCGCCGAGGGTGTTCCGTTGCTGGGTCACGTCCAGGGGGAGCCGGTCATCCTGGTGCGGCGGGGTCCGGAGATCTTCGCGATCGGCGCGACGTGCAGCCACTACGGCGGCCCTCTCGCCGACGGGCTGGTCGTGGACGACACCGTCCGCTGCCCCTGGCACCACGCCTGCTTCAGCCTCCGGACCGGCGAGGCGCTGGCCGCGCCGGCCTTGAGCCCGGTGGCCGGCTACGAGATCGTCCAGCGCGCCGGCCAGGTGTTCGTGACCGGGAAGCGGGCGAAGGCGGGCAGCGTGCGGCGCGTGGCGCGGCCGGGGGCGCCGGCCCCGCGATCGGTCGCCATCGTGGGCGCGGGGGCCGCGGGCAACAGCGCCGCGGACGAGCTGCGCCTCCTCGGGTTCGAGGGCGCCATTGCTCTCTTCGATCGCGACCACGAGGCGCCGTATGACCGGCCGAATCTATCCAAGGACTACCTGGCGGGAACCGTCCAGGAAGCGCTGCTTCCGCTGCAGCCCGGCGGCTACTACGAGGAACGAGGAATCGAGCTCGTGCGCGGCCGTCAGGTGGCCGCGCTCGATCCCGGCCGGAAGCGCCTGACCTTCGATGACGGGACCGAGCGGGAATTCGAGGCGATCGTTCTCGCCACCGGGGCCGATCCGGTTCGGCTCGCGCTGCCGGGCGAGTCCGGCCCACCCATTCACTACCTGCGCACGCTGGCCGACAGCCGTGCGATCATCAAGTCGGCGGAGGGGGCACGCCGCGCGGTCGTCCTGGGCGCGAGCTTCATCGGGCTCGAGGTCGCCGCGTCGCTCCGCGCGCGAAAGATCGAGGTGCACGTGGTCGCCCCCGACCGGCGCCCACTCGAGCGCGTGCTCGGTCCGGAGCTGGGCGACTTCATCCGCGGCCTCCACGAGCAGCACGGGGTCGTCTTCCACCTCGGGGCGAAGGCAAGCGGCGTCACCCGGGCGGGAGTGGCGCTCGAGGACGGCGGGCGTCTCGACGCGGACTTCGTCGTCGCCGGGATCGGCGTGAGGCCCGCGACCGCGCTCGCCGAGCGCGCGGGACTGCGGGTCGAGAAGGGGATCGTGGTGGACGCCCATCTGGAGACGGCGACCCCGGGGGTCTTCGCGGTCGGCGACGTGGCGCGCTGGCCGAACCCGCGAGGGGGCGGCCTGGTGCGCATCGAGCACTGGGTACTGGCGCAGCGGCAGGGCCAGGCGGTCGCCCGTACCATCGTCGGCGACCGCGCGCGCTTCACCGACGTGCCGTTCTTCTGGAGCCAGCACTACGACATCTCCATCAACTACGTGGGTCACGCCGAGCACTGGGACGCCATCGAGGTCGATGGCAGCCTCGAGGCGCACGATGGGAGCGTCCGTTACCGGTCCGGCGGTCGAGTGCTGGCGGTGGCCAGCATCTTCCGCGACCGGGAGAACCTCGAGGCCGAGGTGGCGATGGAGCGCGAGATCGGAGACCATCATGGTTGA
- a CDS encoding MFS transporter, with protein sequence MVVAVSATVNSLAWSVRSTFAVFYVALIGEFGWRRGEAALGYSLSWLLLLIFSPLAGSLYDRWGARLLVPLGGLLLGAALALTGLVTTLWQYYLAFGVLAGAGIACIQVPAAAIVGRWFVRSRGAAMGIISAGASASAIIFYPVNTYLVVVFGWRTALVIFGLLVAIVTIPLAACLYREPATNVQGERAATPSRGVGAAGDWTLRRALRSGRFWAAFAMWGFGVIGYQIVTTHQVAHALERGFGAVTLGWVFGLGGVCTVVGNVIGGSLSDRWGREWVFAIGSAIGIAGIGCLGLLDGPDDLPLLLVYVASGLGFGMRISMLAAIPTDLFAGRHLGVILGAAQGGGGLGGFIGPFLGGWLFDVTGSYQVAFAVAAAAIAASAVAAWVAASRRGQAAGRATSRIGP encoded by the coding sequence GTGGTGGTCGCGGTCTCGGCCACCGTCAACTCGCTCGCCTGGTCCGTTCGCTCGACGTTCGCCGTGTTCTACGTCGCCCTCATCGGGGAATTCGGCTGGCGGCGCGGGGAGGCGGCGCTCGGCTACTCCCTGAGCTGGCTGTTGCTCCTGATCTTCTCGCCCCTGGCGGGCAGCCTCTACGATCGATGGGGCGCCCGTCTCCTGGTTCCGCTGGGGGGGCTGCTCCTGGGCGCCGCCCTCGCGTTGACCGGCCTCGTGACGACCCTCTGGCAATACTACCTCGCGTTCGGCGTCCTCGCGGGCGCCGGCATCGCGTGCATCCAGGTCCCGGCGGCGGCCATCGTCGGCCGGTGGTTCGTTCGCTCGCGTGGCGCGGCGATGGGGATCATCAGCGCGGGCGCGTCGGCCAGCGCCATCATCTTCTACCCGGTGAACACCTATCTGGTCGTCGTCTTCGGCTGGCGCACGGCGCTGGTGATCTTCGGCCTGCTCGTGGCCATCGTGACGATCCCGCTCGCGGCCTGCCTGTATCGTGAGCCGGCCACGAACGTGCAGGGGGAGCGCGCGGCGACGCCCAGCCGAGGCGTGGGGGCGGCCGGCGACTGGACCCTGCGGCGGGCGCTCCGCAGCGGTCGGTTCTGGGCGGCATTCGCGATGTGGGGATTCGGGGTGATCGGGTATCAGATCGTCACGACCCACCAGGTCGCGCACGCGCTCGAGCGCGGCTTCGGCGCCGTCACGCTCGGGTGGGTGTTCGGGCTGGGAGGCGTGTGCACGGTCGTGGGGAATGTGATCGGCGGATCGCTGTCCGATCGCTGGGGCCGGGAATGGGTGTTCGCGATCGGCTCGGCCATCGGGATCGCCGGCATCGGTTGTCTCGGCTTGCTCGACGGGCCGGACGACCTCCCGCTCCTGCTCGTCTACGTGGCGTCGGGCCTGGGCTTCGGGATGCGCATCTCCATGCTGGCGGCCATTCCGACCGATCTCTTCGCAGGACGGCATCTCGGCGTCATTCTCGGGGCCGCCCAGGGCGGGGGAGGACTCGGCGGCTTCATCGGACCGTTCCTCGGCGGTTGGCTGTTCGACGTCACCGGGAGCTATCAGGTGGCATTCGCCGTCGCCGCGGCTGCCATCGCCGCGTCCGCCGTCGCCGCGTGGGTGGCGGCTTCCCGCCGGGGCCAGGCCGCGGGGCGCGCGACCAGTCGGATCGGTCCATGA
- a CDS encoding cupin domain-containing protein — translation MVDQWKARPDRPVEAPLVHVPLAEHLERLRQEPTWRTRGRNAITLTKEPGLRLVLMLLGKGAKLSEHQAAGPLTFHVLSGSVTFRAGGRAEALGAGELIVLESAIAHDVEALEESACLLTLAGTSSDREG, via the coding sequence ATGGTTGACCAGTGGAAGGCGAGACCTGACCGACCGGTCGAGGCTCCCCTCGTTCACGTGCCGCTCGCCGAGCACCTGGAGCGGCTCAGGCAAGAGCCCACCTGGCGTACGAGGGGACGCAATGCGATCACCTTGACCAAGGAGCCCGGGCTGCGCCTGGTGCTGATGCTGCTTGGCAAGGGAGCCAAGCTCTCCGAGCATCAGGCCGCCGGGCCGCTCACCTTTCACGTCCTGAGTGGCTCGGTGACCTTCCGGGCCGGCGGCCGTGCGGAAGCGCTCGGGGCCGGAGAGCTCATCGTGCTCGAGTCTGCCATCGCGCACGACGTGGAGGCCCTGGAGGAGAGTGCCTGCCTGCTGACCCTTGCCGGGACCTCTTCGGACCGGGAGGGATGA
- a CDS encoding MFS transporter — MTRVGRPLLTPALTRRTLTYRWVCLGLLFVSGLLAFFTRLAPVVAIPDLRETFVLGTAGLGLLTSLYLWPFALMQPVAGILTDAFGPRRTVTAFLVVAGVGQVLFASAPTFEVALIGRALTGFGASILYVGAAKIMAQWFRSREFGTLTGAWTSVANLGGLTAAAPLMALITLAGWRLSLGGVGLVMLATALLIYVFVRDSPAELGLPSLADIDDLPPPSGASRPVPLGQGVLVVLREPNTWLLGSYAFLLFGTMTMMQGLWAVPYLMDVHGQSQQQAANALTLWAVGLIVGCTLWGYVADRIVGSRKRVVLVGAVVYALLWALLAIRPAGLPVGLLWVAMFWGGFFASTWIPSYAQLKDTVPPQVVATAMGILNLFFWLGGAVYQQVSGLILAGFPKLDGHTPVQGYQTLFWWCLGSVGLSVVLVALSKEERPAPRATT; from the coding sequence ATGACGCGGGTTGGCCGGCCGCTCCTCACGCCCGCGCTGACCCGGCGGACGCTGACGTACCGCTGGGTGTGCCTCGGGCTGCTCTTCGTCAGCGGGCTGCTGGCGTTCTTCACCCGTCTGGCCCCGGTCGTGGCCATCCCCGATCTGCGGGAGACATTCGTCCTGGGCACGGCCGGGCTCGGGCTCCTCACGTCACTCTATCTATGGCCCTTTGCCCTCATGCAGCCGGTGGCGGGGATTCTGACCGACGCGTTCGGCCCGCGCCGGACGGTCACCGCGTTCCTGGTTGTCGCCGGGGTCGGGCAGGTGCTGTTCGCCTCCGCCCCTACCTTCGAAGTGGCGCTCATCGGACGGGCCTTGACGGGCTTCGGGGCCTCGATCCTCTACGTCGGCGCCGCCAAGATCATGGCCCAGTGGTTTCGCAGCCGGGAGTTCGGGACTCTCACCGGGGCCTGGACGTCGGTCGCCAACCTGGGTGGGCTGACCGCGGCCGCGCCATTGATGGCGCTGATCACGCTGGCGGGCTGGCGGCTGAGCCTGGGCGGGGTGGGGCTCGTCATGCTGGCGACGGCGCTCCTCATCTATGTCTTCGTCCGCGACAGCCCCGCGGAGCTCGGGCTCCCGTCGCTGGCCGACATCGACGACCTGCCGCCGCCGTCGGGGGCCAGCCGGCCGGTGCCGCTCGGTCAGGGTGTTCTCGTGGTCCTTCGCGAGCCCAACACGTGGCTGCTCGGCAGCTATGCCTTCCTGCTCTTCGGCACGATGACGATGATGCAAGGGCTCTGGGCCGTGCCCTATCTCATGGACGTCCATGGGCAGAGCCAGCAGCAAGCCGCCAACGCGCTGACCCTCTGGGCCGTGGGACTCATCGTCGGCTGCACGCTCTGGGGCTACGTGGCCGACCGGATCGTCGGCTCTCGCAAGCGCGTGGTGCTCGTGGGCGCCGTCGTGTACGCCCTCCTCTGGGCGCTTCTCGCCATCCGCCCGGCCGGATTGCCGGTCGGCCTGCTGTGGGTGGCGATGTTCTGGGGTGGCTTCTTCGCCTCGACCTGGATTCCTTCCTATGCGCAGCTCAAGGACACGGTCCCACCCCAGGTCGTCGCGACCGCGATGGGGATCCTCAACCTCTTCTTCTGGCTCGGTGGCGCCGTCTATCAGCAGGTCAGCGGATTGATCCTGGCGGGCTTTCCCAAGCTGGACGGACACACGCCGGTCCAGGGCTATCAGACGCTGTTCTGGTGGTGCCTGGGGTCGGTGGGGCTCAGCGTCGTGCTGGTCGCGCTGAGCAAGGAAGAGCGGCCCGCGCCGCGCGCGACTACGTAG
- a CDS encoding PAS domain S-box protein, with amino-acid sequence METSSADRLFRRIVEEMPEAVIFADRQGVVRLWNRGAETMFGYSAAEATGQSLDLIIPERFRARHWDGYGHVMATGVTSYGQRLLAVPAMRKDGRRISIEFSIALLKDERGDVTGALAVVRDVTARWQAERERNARLAALEKRGESDRGDAAT; translated from the coding sequence ATGGAGACGAGCTCGGCGGACCGGCTGTTTCGGCGCATCGTGGAAGAGATGCCGGAGGCGGTGATCTTCGCGGACCGGCAGGGGGTGGTGCGGCTGTGGAACCGGGGAGCGGAGACCATGTTCGGGTACTCGGCCGCCGAGGCCACGGGACAGAGCCTCGATCTGATCATCCCGGAGCGCTTTCGCGCTCGACACTGGGACGGCTACGGTCACGTCATGGCCACCGGGGTGACCAGCTACGGACAGCGGCTGCTGGCGGTGCCCGCCATGCGGAAGGACGGTCGGCGTATCTCCATCGAGTTCTCGATCGCTCTGTTGAAGGACGAGCGCGGTGACGTGACCGGCGCCTTGGCGGTCGTCCGTGACGTGACGGCTCGCTGGCAAGCCGAGCGCGAGCGGAATGCCCGCCTGGCCGCGCTGGAGAAGCGTGGAGAATCGGACCGCGGGGACGCAGCTACGTAG
- a CDS encoding universal stress protein — protein MTFAKILVPLDGSRVAEAALPRAEELLRGHPEATLLLLRAVEAKVFPGVDPIDAQVSVVHEAEDYLERVAERLRASGVPAVRTSVWYGEAAAAILDTARRRKPDLIVMSTHGRRGMTRLIAGSVAESVLRETRTPIFLIRVEDMPGEAPDAREDAREREAAHV, from the coding sequence ATGACATTCGCCAAGATCCTGGTCCCGCTCGACGGCTCCCGCGTCGCGGAGGCCGCGCTGCCCAGGGCGGAGGAGCTTCTCAGAGGTCATCCCGAGGCCACGCTGCTCCTGCTCCGCGCCGTCGAGGCAAAGGTGTTCCCCGGCGTCGATCCCATCGACGCACAGGTCTCCGTGGTCCACGAAGCGGAGGACTATCTCGAGCGCGTGGCCGAGCGACTCCGGGCGAGCGGGGTTCCCGCCGTCCGGACGTCGGTCTGGTACGGTGAGGCGGCGGCAGCCATTCTCGACACCGCCCGTCGGCGGAAGCCGGATCTGATCGTCATGAGCACCCACGGCCGGCGCGGCATGACGCGCCTGATCGCGGGGTCGGTCGCCGAGTCGGTGCTGCGCGAGACCCGGACGCCGATCTTCCTGATCCGCGTCGAGGACATGCCGGGCGAGGCGCCGGACGCACGTGAGGATGCCCGCGAGCGGGAGGCGGCCCATGTATAG